A window of Spiroplasma syrphidicola EA-1 contains these coding sequences:
- the rplK gene encoding 50S ribosomal protein L11, translating to MAKITRIAKLEFNAGQAKPGPELASLGINMPQFCTQFNDATKDRMGDVVPVVITAFDDKSFKFELKTTPAAILLKKAAKIQKGSPKAKEQKVATITADDVRKIAEYKLVDLNANDVEAAMKIIAGTARNMGIVVEGMPSNEGKKA from the coding sequence GTGGCAAAAATTACAAGAATTGCAAAATTAGAGTTTAATGCAGGGCAGGCAAAACCAGGGCCAGAATTGGCTTCATTGGGAATTAATATGCCTCAATTCTGTACACAATTCAATGATGCAACAAAAGACCGAATGGGAGATGTTGTTCCCGTTGTTATTACAGCGTTTGACGATAAGTCATTCAAATTTGAGTTAAAAACAACTCCAGCAGCGATTTTATTAAAAAAAGCAGCTAAAATTCAAAAAGGATCACCAAAAGCGAAAGAACAAAAAGTGGCTACAATTACCGCGGATGATGTGCGTAAAATTGCCGAATATAAATTAGTTGATTTAAATGCAAATGATGTTGAAGCAGCAATGAAAATTATTGCGGGAACTGCTCGTAATATGGGAATTGTCGTTGAAGGAATGCCTTCAAATGAAGGGAAGAAAGCATAA